Proteins co-encoded in one Enterobacter sp. R4-368 genomic window:
- a CDS encoding phospholipase D-like domain-containing protein: MRVSGQQGELTALAVAGSYVVLLGWDMPEQHILAGNILGFAIQRTRKSDGEVIWLNGMKTFASVEPTPAPGVPVSSFRHPFQTFQWSDYSVAPNAEYRYEIVAMRGPAGALTPGDAVQLTVLTEPVDNGEHAIFFNRGAIASQEYARRFHNASPAEIGDAAWKWLSRGLLEGLERFIGQADKGDELHGAIFEFKNSRIYDALKSAAARGVTVSVIYDGDSQRESNEKHLAHSGIEALTHPRIHSGRYMHNKFFVLRRQGVSQQVWTGSTNLSENGIFGHSNNAHIVRDPRVAEQYETYWQLLLQDLTRAPTAKKVETITAAPPVPWRDEVSTVFSPRTSLTALEWYAQLAAGAQRALFGTFAFGMNKLFVPAWDRADEVLRFALLEKKGSGSQYKQQAAEIDRIRKHPNVTIAVGQNLVLNAFDRWLKEIESPVEETHVTYIHTKYLLIDPLGPEPIVIVGSANFSAASTDTNDENMLVIKGNAAVADVYLGEFMRLFTHYAFRESVARSQQRIVAGAVSPKYLYETTQWIDAASGYFVAGSDRALRRRYFSGQ; the protein is encoded by the coding sequence ATGCGTGTTAGCGGGCAGCAAGGTGAGTTAACGGCGTTAGCGGTGGCGGGCAGCTATGTGGTGTTGCTGGGCTGGGATATGCCTGAGCAGCATATCCTCGCCGGTAATATTCTCGGTTTCGCCATTCAGCGCACGCGAAAAAGCGACGGGGAGGTTATCTGGCTAAACGGTATGAAAACCTTCGCCAGCGTCGAGCCGACTCCCGCGCCGGGCGTGCCGGTCTCCTCGTTCAGACACCCTTTCCAGACCTTTCAATGGTCTGATTACAGCGTTGCGCCCAACGCGGAATATCGCTACGAAATTGTCGCCATGCGCGGGCCTGCCGGGGCGTTAACGCCGGGCGATGCGGTGCAACTGACGGTACTAACCGAGCCGGTGGATAACGGCGAGCACGCGATTTTCTTCAACCGTGGAGCGATTGCCTCACAGGAGTATGCCCGGCGCTTTCATAATGCCAGCCCGGCGGAGATTGGCGATGCGGCCTGGAAGTGGCTGTCGCGTGGTCTGCTGGAAGGGCTGGAGCGGTTTATAGGCCAGGCTGATAAAGGTGATGAGCTGCACGGTGCCATTTTTGAATTCAAAAACAGCCGCATCTATGACGCGTTAAAAAGCGCTGCCGCGCGCGGCGTGACCGTGAGCGTGATTTACGACGGCGACTCGCAGCGTGAGTCCAATGAAAAACATCTGGCGCACAGCGGCATCGAGGCGCTGACGCACCCGCGCATCCACTCCGGTCGCTATATGCATAACAAGTTCTTTGTCTTGCGGCGCCAGGGTGTGTCGCAGCAGGTCTGGACCGGTTCCACTAATCTCAGCGAAAACGGCATTTTCGGTCACTCGAATAATGCGCACATCGTTCGCGATCCTCGCGTGGCGGAGCAGTACGAAACCTACTGGCAACTGCTGTTGCAGGATTTAACCCGCGCGCCAACGGCGAAAAAAGTCGAAACGATCACCGCCGCGCCGCCGGTTCCGTGGCGCGATGAAGTGAGTACCGTCTTTTCGCCGCGCACCTCGCTCACCGCGCTGGAGTGGTACGCCCAACTGGCCGCGGGCGCGCAACGCGCGTTGTTCGGCACTTTCGCTTTTGGCATGAACAAACTGTTTGTCCCCGCCTGGGATCGCGCTGACGAGGTGTTACGCTTCGCCTTGCTGGAGAAAAAAGGTTCCGGCAGTCAGTACAAGCAACAAGCGGCGGAAATCGACCGTATCCGCAAACATCCAAATGTCACCATCGCCGTTGGGCAGAACCTGGTGCTGAACGCCTTTGACCGCTGGCTGAAAGAGATCGAAAGCCCGGTAGAAGAGACGCACGTCACGTACATTCACACCAAATATTTGTTGATCGACCCGCTTGGCCCGGAGCCGATTGTGATTGTCGGTTCGGCGAATTTTTCCGCCGCGTCCACCGATACCAATGATGAAAACATGCTGGTGATCAAGGGCAACGCTGCCGTGGCAGATGTTTATCTTGGTGAGTTTATGCGTCTGTTCACCCACTATGCGTTTCGTGAATCGGTGGCGCGCTCGCAACAACGCATCGTTGCAGGCGCGGTGTCGCCAAAATACCTGTACGAAACCACGCAGTGGATTGATGCCGCATCCGGGTATTTTGTCGCCGGTAGCGACCGCGCCCTGCGTCGCCGCTACTTTTCCGGTCAGTAA
- a CDS encoding nitrate regulatory protein: MIANSSTTIRFLLASRQCELNSLRYLLQSGELVGKISQLVHMLQRERGTSNMFLCASKGQFADELILREQEVAQAQAPLMAQLDTLEQQIAALPQASRLFSHVASVVYALSLLPALRQQIRQRTLRLPQAMSFFNDIIRHLLSLVFELSDTAAEPAISRHLIAMFSFMQGKEYAGQERATGAAAFAAGTFSEETQQKLLSLIERQERCFATFADFADDEHRLRWQQMATDSQFERLRRIACTGRELYDADSCLRWFALATQRIDEMKTLEDALAQTLMAHCRARIAATEQANNEQLADIESLMPAYENEESSYSVFSDAHGWLESGGVRPQLGRSLLVLVQQQSRRLQALDTELAALRETLNERKQIERAKSMLMQHRQISEEEAYKTLRRMAMNQNKKLIEIASAMLAVADVFQANP; this comes from the coding sequence ATGATAGCCAATTCATCGACCACCATCCGTTTCCTGCTCGCCTCGCGCCAGTGTGAGCTCAACAGCCTGCGTTATCTGCTGCAAAGCGGCGAACTGGTGGGCAAGATCAGCCAGCTTGTGCACATGCTGCAACGCGAGCGCGGAACCTCCAATATGTTCCTCTGCGCAAGCAAGGGGCAATTTGCTGATGAGTTGATCCTGCGCGAACAAGAGGTGGCGCAGGCACAAGCACCGCTGATGGCGCAACTCGACACGCTGGAGCAGCAGATTGCCGCGTTGCCGCAGGCCAGCCGTCTGTTCAGCCACGTCGCCAGTGTCGTGTACGCCCTGAGTTTGCTGCCTGCGTTACGCCAGCAAATCCGCCAGCGCACGCTGCGTTTACCGCAGGCGATGAGCTTCTTTAACGACATCATTCGCCATCTGTTGTCGCTGGTGTTTGAGCTGTCTGACACCGCCGCCGAACCGGCCATCTCCAGGCATTTGATCGCCATGTTCAGCTTTATGCAGGGCAAAGAGTACGCAGGCCAGGAGCGGGCGACCGGTGCGGCGGCCTTTGCCGCTGGTACATTCAGTGAAGAGACGCAGCAGAAATTGCTCAGCCTGATTGAACGCCAGGAGCGCTGTTTCGCCACCTTCGCCGATTTCGCCGACGATGAACACCGCCTGCGCTGGCAGCAGATGGCGACCGACAGCCAGTTTGAACGGCTACGGCGCATTGCCTGCACCGGGCGTGAGCTTTACGACGCCGACAGTTGCCTGCGCTGGTTTGCCCTTGCCACCCAGCGCATTGACGAGATGAAAACGCTGGAAGATGCGCTGGCGCAAACGCTGATGGCGCACTGCCGCGCACGCATTGCCGCCACCGAGCAGGCCAATAATGAGCAACTCGCCGATATCGAAAGCCTGATGCCCGCATACGAGAACGAAGAGAGCAGTTACTCGGTCTTTAGCGACGCCCACGGCTGGCTGGAGAGCGGTGGCGTTCGCCCGCAGCTTGGCCGTTCACTGCTGGTGCTGGTGCAGCAACAGTCGCGGCGCTTGCAGGCGCTGGACACTGAGCTTGCGGCACTGCGCGAAACGCTCAACGAGCGCAAGCAGATTGAGCGCGCGAAGAGCATGTTGATGCAGCACCGGCAAATCAGCGAAGAAGAGGCCTACAAAACCCTGCGGCGTATGGCGATGAACCAGAACAAAAAGCTGATAGAAATCGCCAGCGCCATGCTGGCGGTGGCCGATGTTTTTCAGGCTAACCCTTAA
- a CDS encoding NAD(P)H-dependent oxidoreductase, which produces MHALIVVSHPLASSLTHSVAKAVAQGITEKNGENSAEFADLTQEGFNPVFNAADYTAFAEGAPLPADVLAEQARLEKADALVLVFPIYWWTMPGQLKGWIDRVFSNGWAYEEGANGKVSGKLGHLPVHLIALGGADMKTFEKHGYAQSWKTQIAHGIFDYCGAPVLTNATLMLPDFGTPEALLREAQKIGERIFTHQQ; this is translated from the coding sequence ATGCATGCGTTAATCGTGGTTTCGCACCCTTTAGCAAGCTCGTTAACCCACAGCGTGGCGAAAGCTGTTGCACAGGGGATAACGGAAAAAAACGGGGAAAATAGCGCAGAATTTGCCGATCTGACGCAAGAAGGCTTTAACCCGGTGTTTAATGCGGCAGATTACACCGCCTTTGCCGAAGGCGCGCCGCTGCCCGCCGATGTGCTTGCCGAGCAGGCGCGCCTTGAGAAAGCCGATGCGCTGGTGCTGGTGTTCCCCATTTACTGGTGGACCATGCCCGGCCAGTTAAAAGGCTGGATTGACCGGGTATTTTCCAACGGCTGGGCCTATGAAGAGGGCGCAAACGGCAAGGTCTCCGGCAAACTTGGGCATTTACCTGTCCACCTTATCGCCCTGGGCGGCGCAGACATGAAAACCTTTGAAAAGCATGGCTATGCACAATCCTGGAAGACGCAGATCGCCCACGGCATTTTTGATTATTGCGGCGCGCCTGTGCTCACCAATGCCACGCTGATGCTGCCTGATTTCGGCACACCGGAAGCGTTATTACGTGAGGCGCAAAAAATTGGCGAGCGGATATTTACTCACCAGCAGTAA
- a CDS encoding heavy metal response regulator transcription factor, with the protein MKLLLIEDEEKISSYINTALREQGYNVDVCADGREGLFLATEMDYDAIILDVMLPSMDGYAVITSLRKLKQTPVLMLSARGSLDERVKGLRLGADDYLTKPFSLIELVARIQALLRRRPTDGLDISQLQVHNLQLDLLARKVYRNGTRIDLTQKEFALLSLLARHQGEVLSKMMIAEQVWDMNFESDANIVEVAIKRLRAKIDSPFEEKLLHTVRGMGYILEYRDEDPGKMSAYV; encoded by the coding sequence ATGAAACTCCTTTTAATCGAAGATGAAGAGAAAATTTCGTCTTACATCAACACCGCGCTTCGCGAGCAAGGTTACAACGTCGATGTCTGCGCCGACGGGCGCGAAGGGTTATTCCTGGCAACGGAGATGGACTACGACGCCATTATCCTGGATGTCATGCTGCCGTCGATGGACGGGTATGCCGTCATCACCAGCCTGCGCAAACTGAAACAGACGCCGGTGCTGATGCTTTCCGCGCGCGGTTCACTTGATGAGCGGGTTAAAGGGCTGCGACTGGGCGCGGATGATTACCTGACCAAACCGTTTTCGCTGATTGAGCTGGTGGCGCGCATTCAGGCGCTGCTGCGCCGCCGACCGACCGATGGGCTTGATATTTCACAGTTGCAGGTCCACAACCTGCAGCTCGATCTGCTCGCGCGCAAAGTGTACCGCAACGGTACGCGCATCGACCTGACGCAAAAGGAGTTTGCCCTGCTAAGTCTGCTCGCCAGGCACCAGGGGGAAGTGCTGTCGAAAATGATGATTGCCGAGCAGGTCTGGGATATGAACTTTGAAAGCGACGCCAATATTGTCGAAGTCGCGATCAAACGTTTACGCGCCAAAATCGACTCCCCGTTTGAAGAGAAGCTGCTGCACACCGTGCGCGGCATGGGTTACATCCTTGAGTATCGCGACGAAGATCCCGGCAAAATGAGTGCGTATGTTTAA
- a CDS encoding tetratricopeptide repeat protein, whose product MKTLAPLLLSLFLLPAAQVFAAGDDNTNSKTPDCPSGQVYDSTLKQCVAEKSSRLSDDDKTHYAYHLAKKGEYQAALNLLDTLKNANTAEAWNYRGYATRKLGRTDEGIGYYQRSLALNPQYAKVREYLGEAWLVKGRPDLAKEQLKTIATLCGVQCEEYRDLQAAINGHPES is encoded by the coding sequence ATGAAAACGCTCGCCCCGCTGTTGCTGTCGCTATTTTTGTTGCCTGCCGCGCAGGTTTTCGCCGCCGGAGACGATAATACCAACAGTAAAACGCCAGACTGCCCGAGCGGGCAGGTTTATGACAGCACGCTCAAACAGTGTGTGGCGGAAAAAAGCAGCCGCCTCAGCGACGACGATAAAACCCATTACGCTTATCATCTGGCGAAAAAAGGGGAGTATCAGGCGGCGCTGAATCTGCTGGATACGCTGAAAAACGCCAACACCGCCGAAGCCTGGAACTACCGGGGTTACGCCACGCGCAAACTGGGTCGCACCGATGAAGGCATTGGCTATTATCAGCGTTCGCTGGCGCTCAACCCGCAGTATGCGAAAGTGCGGGAATATCTCGGTGAAGCGTGGCTGGTGAAAGGCCGCCCGGATCTGGCAAAAGAGCAACTGAAAACCATCGCCACGCTTTGCGGTGTGCAATGCGAAGAGTATCGCGATTTGCAGGCGGCGATTAATGGTCACCCTGAGTCCTGA
- a CDS encoding heavy metal sensor histidine kinase, with protein MFKRSISRKLALTFAVVTLCIALAYALCLRESLRESLNKQMHNELMFRYSLVEPLIVSKFNHHELDELKTKLMSLSNSEGGRVHYWILSSDPALQVGGEPPKEIDLNALTDGFSRINREKTDQCPLFILTKTIRYRDGVTPLHFVVSIDSTPYMGTLNEFTQVLIFITTMGVLFVTFLGFVISRQGMQPVELLSQQARELAPGIDGQRLDATALPQELQGLAEAFNGVLARQQIAWRQLESFNADVAHELRTPLSSILGQTQLALSRKRSHEELEACLESNLEEVNRMTSIVNDMLFLSHAQTGKHPAQLAEVSLREEALKTAEYTEPSFTDRHLQLLIEGDVTICVDRRLFTRSLANLLENSARYAYENSQVTVTLSRNDQHATVSVKNYGDAIESHHLERLFERFYRADHARTQSDTNHGLGLSIVKAVAQMHGGDVFATSQNGENTFGFTLALNK; from the coding sequence ATGTTTAAACGTTCTATTTCCCGCAAACTGGCGCTGACGTTTGCGGTGGTCACCTTATGTATTGCCCTCGCCTATGCGCTTTGCCTGCGGGAATCGCTGCGCGAATCACTGAATAAACAGATGCATAACGAATTGATGTTCCGCTACTCGCTGGTGGAGCCGTTGATCGTTTCCAAGTTTAATCACCATGAACTCGACGAACTCAAAACCAAGCTGATGAGCCTGAGTAACTCGGAAGGCGGGCGTGTTCACTACTGGATTTTAAGCAGCGATCCGGCGCTACAAGTGGGTGGCGAGCCGCCAAAAGAGATCGATCTCAACGCCCTTACCGATGGCTTCAGCCGCATTAACCGGGAAAAAACCGACCAGTGTCCGCTGTTTATTCTGACGAAAACCATTCGCTACCGCGATGGCGTGACGCCGCTGCATTTTGTGGTTTCTATCGACTCTACGCCGTATATGGGCACGCTGAATGAATTTACCCAGGTGCTGATTTTTATCACCACCATGGGCGTGCTGTTCGTGACTTTTTTAGGCTTTGTTATCTCCCGCCAGGGAATGCAACCGGTGGAACTCCTCAGCCAGCAGGCGCGTGAACTTGCGCCAGGGATTGACGGCCAGCGGCTGGACGCCACTGCGCTCCCGCAGGAGTTGCAGGGTCTGGCGGAAGCCTTTAACGGCGTGCTCGCCCGCCAGCAAATTGCATGGCGACAACTGGAAAGTTTTAACGCCGATGTGGCGCACGAGTTGAGAACGCCGCTCTCAAGCATTCTCGGCCAGACGCAGCTAGCCCTCTCGCGCAAACGCAGCCATGAGGAACTCGAAGCCTGCCTCGAATCAAACCTTGAGGAGGTAAACCGCATGACGTCGATCGTCAACGACATGCTGTTCTTGTCCCATGCGCAAACCGGCAAACATCCGGCGCAGCTTGCGGAAGTGTCGCTGCGCGAGGAGGCGTTAAAAACGGCTGAATATACTGAACCGTCGTTCACCGATCGCCATTTGCAATTACTGATCGAAGGTGATGTGACGATCTGCGTCGACAGGCGCTTATTTACCCGCTCGCTCGCCAATTTGCTGGAAAACAGCGCCCGCTACGCCTACGAAAATAGCCAGGTCACGGTCACGTTGAGTCGTAATGATCAGCATGCGACGGTGAGCGTTAAAAATTACGGCGATGCCATTGAAAGCCACCATCTGGAAAGATTGTTTGAGCGCTTTTACCGCGCCGATCACGCCAGAACGCAAAGCGATACCAACCACGGGCTTGGGCTGTCGATTGTCAAAGCGGTGGCGCAAATGCATGGCGGTGATGTCTTTGCCACCAGCCAGAACGGCGAAAATACCTTTGGCTTTACGCTGGCGCTAAATAAATAG
- a CDS encoding PTS sugar transporter subunit IIB, which produces MRVVFMEKKHIYLFCSAGMSTSLLVSKMRTQAEKYEVPVIIEAFPETLASEKGPQADVVLLGPQIAWMLPDIQRLLPNKPVEVIDASLYGKVDGLGVLKAAVAAIKKAAAN; this is translated from the coding sequence ATGAGGGTCGTTTTTATGGAAAAGAAACATATTTACCTGTTTTGTTCTGCGGGCATGTCGACATCATTGCTGGTGTCGAAGATGCGCACCCAGGCGGAAAAATATGAAGTCCCGGTCATTATTGAAGCATTTCCCGAGACACTCGCCAGTGAAAAAGGCCCGCAGGCCGATGTTGTTTTATTAGGTCCACAAATCGCCTGGATGTTACCGGATATCCAGCGTCTGCTTCCCAATAAGCCTGTCGAAGTGATCGACGCCTCGCTGTACGGCAAAGTCGATGGTTTAGGTGTTCTGAAGGCCGCCGTGGCGGCAATAAAAAAAGCCGCCGCCAACTAA
- a CDS encoding type 1 glutamine amidotransferase domain-containing protein, whose protein sequence is MKIVMVLTSHSELGNTGKKTGFWLEEFAAPYYVFKDAGAEVVLASPAGGQPPLDPKSDLPDFQTELTHRFKADPAAQQALANTVKLDSIRVGDFDALFYPGGHGPLWDLAESDTSIALIEAFERAGKPVSFVCHAPGVLRHVKTAAGDPLVKGRKVTGFTNGEEADVELTNVVPFLVEDELVALGAEYDKGPNWAPFVVEDGKLITGQNPASSEAVAKALVAMLR, encoded by the coding sequence ATGAAAATAGTAATGGTGCTGACATCCCACAGCGAACTGGGTAATACCGGTAAAAAAACCGGTTTCTGGCTTGAAGAGTTCGCCGCCCCTTATTACGTATTCAAAGACGCGGGTGCCGAGGTTGTGCTCGCCTCGCCCGCCGGTGGTCAGCCACCGCTCGATCCGAAAAGCGATCTGCCGGATTTTCAGACCGAGCTGACCCACCGTTTTAAAGCCGACCCGGCGGCCCAGCAGGCGCTGGCTAACACCGTTAAACTCGATAGCATACGCGTCGGGGATTTTGACGCTCTCTTTTACCCCGGCGGCCACGGCCCGCTGTGGGATCTGGCGGAATCCGACACTTCGATTGCGCTGATTGAAGCATTTGAACGTGCCGGTAAACCGGTGAGTTTTGTCTGCCACGCGCCGGGCGTGTTGCGCCATGTGAAAACCGCCGCCGGCGATCCGCTGGTGAAAGGCCGTAAAGTGACCGGCTTTACTAACGGCGAAGAAGCGGATGTTGAGCTGACCAACGTAGTGCCGTTTCTGGTGGAGGACGAATTGGTAGCGCTCGGCGCGGAGTATGACAAAGGGCCGAACTGGGCACCGTTCGTCGTCGAAGACGGGAAACTTATCACCGGGCAAAACCCGGCCAGTTCCGAAGCCGTGGCGAAAGCGTTAGTCGCCATGCTGAGATAA
- a CDS encoding TetR/AcrR family transcriptional regulator: MAETRVRQRLSREDRYSQLVDVAWHIIREEGTEALTLGHLAELAGVTKPVVYGHFTSRSGLLAALYREYDQRQNRKMDDALAKTAPELAARASVIATAYIECVLFQGREMPSLLAALAGTPELETIRREYAVDFIGKCRTLFAPFCGEPLRDAPLWAMLGAAEGLAWAAVQGAISESQAKEELCAVIIAMVRATLPRG, from the coding sequence ATGGCGGAAACGCGTGTGCGTCAGCGCTTGTCGCGGGAAGATCGCTATTCGCAGCTTGTGGATGTCGCGTGGCACATTATTCGCGAAGAGGGCACCGAAGCGCTGACGCTCGGCCATCTGGCGGAGCTAGCCGGTGTCACAAAGCCAGTGGTGTACGGTCATTTCACCAGCCGTTCCGGGCTGCTGGCGGCGCTCTATCGCGAATATGATCAACGCCAGAACCGCAAAATGGATGATGCGCTGGCAAAGACCGCGCCGGAGCTTGCCGCGCGCGCGTCGGTTATCGCCACCGCTTATATTGAGTGCGTGCTGTTTCAGGGGCGCGAAATGCCAAGTTTACTGGCGGCGCTCGCCGGTACGCCGGAGCTGGAAACTATCCGCCGCGAATACGCCGTCGATTTCATCGGCAAGTGCCGCACTCTGTTTGCGCCATTTTGCGGTGAACCGCTGCGCGATGCGCCGCTGTGGGCCATGCTGGGTGCCGCCGAAGGGCTCGCCTGGGCGGCGGTGCAGGGGGCGATTAGCGAGTCGCAGGCGAAAGAGGAACTTTGTGCGGTCATCATCGCCATGGTTCGGGCGACGCTGCCGCGCGGCTAA
- a CDS encoding YdgH/BhsA/McbA-like domain containing protein encodes MKTIINTVLAATLFSAISFGAFAAQPVTDDSGLVPMGTISIAKADTVADLEAQVQQAAEKDNAKYYKIISAGGDEYIYGNAILYK; translated from the coding sequence ATGAAAACCATTATTAACACCGTGCTTGCTGCAACACTGTTTAGTGCTATCTCTTTCGGCGCGTTTGCCGCGCAACCAGTCACCGACGATAGTGGCCTGGTGCCGATGGGCACCATTTCAATTGCCAAAGCCGATACGGTTGCGGATCTCGAAGCGCAAGTTCAGCAAGCCGCTGAAAAAGATAATGCGAAATACTATAAAATCATCTCCGCCGGTGGCGATGAGTATATTTATGGTAATGCGATTCTGTATAAATAA
- a CDS encoding YceI family protein, with protein MKRIIPAMMIGLLSAPGAQAMPLSYRIATPATTVALSWHAFGGVSQAHLDGVSGDVTLNPAQEREDRINVTIPVATLIASNSLLTYQLKSSLFFDADHYPTIAFSSSRVVDLGDGHFRIFGSLAVKNIRRPVILDATLQKQGRADSGQLSLHATTAISRSAFNMDKFAMLVDDTVTINIEIHAQAQAQAQARQPA; from the coding sequence ATGAAACGCATCATTCCAGCCATGATGATTGGCCTTTTAAGCGCGCCGGGAGCACAGGCGATGCCGCTCAGCTACCGTATCGCCACGCCGGCAACCACGGTTGCGCTCTCCTGGCACGCCTTTGGCGGCGTGTCACAGGCGCATCTTGACGGTGTAAGTGGCGACGTAACGCTGAATCCGGCGCAGGAGAGGGAGGATCGCATCAACGTGACGATCCCCGTTGCGACACTTATCGCCTCTAACAGCCTGCTGACTTACCAGTTGAAAAGCAGCCTGTTTTTTGACGCTGACCACTACCCGACAATCGCCTTTAGCAGTAGCCGGGTGGTGGATTTAGGCGACGGGCATTTCCGGATTTTTGGCTCCCTGGCGGTAAAAAATATTCGCCGCCCGGTGATCCTCGACGCCACGCTGCAAAAACAGGGCAGGGCGGATTCGGGACAACTGTCACTCCATGCCACCACCGCGATCTCCCGTTCGGCATTTAACATGGATAAGTTCGCCATGCTGGTGGACGACACGGTAACGATAAATATTGAAATCCATGCGCAGGCCCAGGCCCAGGCTCAAGCCCGCCAGCCAGCGTAA
- a CDS encoding DoxX family protein gives MNNHTIIIIARILITPLFLYSGSGKIINFTDNMLKTPFGDMLIGRLMIIFAIAIELGGSIAFIVGYRVKEISLLWIFYIFLTSIMFHQFWAASGPQQAGQVIQFTKNMSICAGLLCFYLLAREPQKS, from the coding sequence ATGAACAACCACACTATTATTATCATTGCCCGTATCTTAATCACCCCGCTGTTTTTATATAGCGGCAGCGGGAAAATAATCAACTTCACCGATAACATGTTAAAAACGCCGTTTGGCGATATGCTTATTGGCAGACTGATGATTATTTTTGCCATTGCCATTGAGCTGGGTGGCAGCATTGCATTTATTGTTGGTTATCGGGTAAAAGAAATATCGCTGTTGTGGATCTTCTATATTTTTCTCACCAGTATTATGTTCCATCAATTCTGGGCGGCAAGTGGCCCCCAGCAAGCCGGACAAGTGATTCAATTCACCAAAAACATGAGTATTTGCGCCGGTCTGCTCTGTTTCTACCTGCTGGCGCGCGAACCACAAAAATCATAG
- a CDS encoding sigma-70 family RNA polymerase sigma factor → MVTLSPDDRCEERKITTSDVRQQLAAHLTRLWRYGLVLSRNREVAEELVQSTCVRALEKSAQFTPGTRIDSWLFAILHSIWISDLRARRVRMGQGFVESDELLAADTHALDDARRHYAKVMQHVSALPEAQRNTVFLVYVEGFTYQEAADTLAVPIGTIMSRLASARATLAKKATTPPKPQEKRS, encoded by the coding sequence ATGGTCACCCTGAGTCCTGACGACCGGTGCGAGGAGCGCAAAATCACCACCAGTGACGTTCGCCAGCAACTTGCTGCACATCTGACACGCCTGTGGCGCTATGGGCTGGTTCTGTCGCGCAACCGCGAGGTTGCCGAAGAACTGGTGCAGTCGACCTGCGTTCGCGCACTTGAAAAGAGTGCGCAATTTACCCCCGGCACGCGCATAGACAGCTGGCTGTTCGCCATTCTGCACTCGATCTGGATCTCCGATCTGCGCGCGCGTCGTGTGCGGATGGGGCAAGGTTTTGTGGAGAGTGATGAACTGCTGGCGGCGGATACCCACGCCCTGGATGACGCGCGGCGGCATTACGCGAAAGTTATGCAGCACGTCAGCGCGCTGCCGGAGGCGCAGCGCAATACCGTATTTCTGGTTTATGTCGAAGGGTTTACCTATCAGGAAGCGGCAGACACGCTCGCAGTGCCTATCGGCACGATCATGAGCCGGCTGGCGAGCGCACGCGCGACGCTGGCGAAAAAAGCCACTACGCCGCCAAAACCCCAGGAGAAACGCTCGTGA